One Gemmatimonadaceae bacterium DNA segment encodes these proteins:
- a CDS encoding multicopper oxidase domain-containing protein yields MKPLVAQADTLTDPPTIRSVNGILRAALTITPTPLRIAGAAFVTNLYNGLYAPPTLRANRGDSIELVLTNNTNANQVTNVHYHGMVVTPLAPGDDVFVHIPVSSAYAYQFQVPVDHAEGMFWYHLSMIA; encoded by the coding sequence ATGAAGCCGCTCGTCGCACAGGCCGACACGCTTACCGATCCGCCGACGATTCGGAGCGTGAATGGCATTCTTCGCGCCGCCTTGACGATCACACCCACGCCGCTGCGCATTGCCGGGGCGGCATTTGTGACCAACCTCTACAACGGTCTCTACGCGCCACCGACACTTCGCGCGAACCGCGGCGACTCTATTGAGCTGGTGCTGACGAACAACACCAACGCCAATCAGGTGACCAACGTGCACTACCACGGTATGGTCGTCACGCCATTGGCGCCCGGCGACGATGTCTTTGTACACATCCCAGTCTCCTCAGCATACGCGTATCAATTTCAGGTCCCCGTCGATCACGCCGAGGGCATGTTTTGGTATCACCTGTCAATGATCGCCTGA
- a CDS encoding S8 family serine peptidase — protein sequence MKAPFSARTHVAGPNVSAEPRQYVVSIPTGFVAAAGRFRADLASLNDPSSNVTILGSLHEQADKLVQLDEEGVRRFRVQFPSLTLEPNLHYRVLRHPTLAEFDEVYVAKSQSSTVVTVRVQDASSGAPVVYATVYLALGGRRPRGFRGKTNDQGEVQFLVPTGGPQVSSVSVVPLHGYWSQRVAVGHSTSSTILIALRPLPAENVERYDWGHRHAGMFDEVAQGGRTVRVGVIDTGIVRDHPDLPGVTGRNCVFGEPESDWFRDEDGHGTHCAGVIAANITGRGVKGYAPRVELRAYRIFKSGESFSTTYALSTALQQAVDDKCDIISMSIGSPMAQSTIRNKIEYAYDNGVMCIAATGNEADRVSYPAAFPNVFGVSAFGQKDTFPPDSLHADAVSDLEDAAGQQFWARFSNFGDQLVDFCAPGVAICSTVPGGGYAAWDGTSMACPQVTGMAALALAHRPALLHADRTSQRVDQLEVILRTAAQPLGFGADREGSGVLHVTRLL from the coding sequence ATGAAGGCGCCCTTCTCTGCGCGTACACACGTTGCGGGGCCGAACGTGTCCGCCGAGCCACGACAGTATGTCGTGAGCATTCCTACCGGCTTCGTTGCGGCAGCTGGCCGTTTTCGCGCCGACCTCGCCTCGCTGAACGACCCATCGAGTAACGTGACCATTCTCGGATCGCTACACGAGCAGGCGGACAAGCTGGTGCAGCTCGACGAAGAAGGGGTTCGCCGGTTCCGCGTGCAGTTTCCGAGTCTCACCCTTGAACCCAATCTCCACTACCGGGTCTTGCGACACCCCACGCTTGCCGAGTTTGATGAGGTATACGTGGCGAAATCGCAGTCGAGCACCGTGGTCACCGTCAGGGTGCAGGATGCGTCTTCCGGAGCGCCTGTCGTGTACGCCACCGTCTATCTGGCCCTCGGCGGCCGCCGCCCCCGAGGATTTCGCGGGAAGACGAATGATCAGGGAGAGGTGCAGTTCCTGGTACCGACGGGCGGACCTCAAGTCTCAAGTGTGTCCGTCGTGCCGCTACACGGCTACTGGAGTCAGCGTGTCGCCGTAGGTCACTCGACGTCTTCAACGATTCTCATCGCGCTGCGCCCGCTGCCGGCGGAGAACGTCGAGCGTTACGACTGGGGACACCGCCACGCGGGTATGTTTGACGAGGTGGCGCAAGGCGGTCGTACGGTTCGCGTCGGCGTCATCGATACCGGGATTGTGCGTGATCACCCAGACCTGCCTGGAGTCACGGGACGCAACTGCGTGTTTGGCGAGCCAGAGTCAGACTGGTTCCGCGACGAGGACGGCCATGGAACGCACTGCGCCGGGGTCATCGCGGCGAACATCACCGGACGCGGCGTCAAAGGCTACGCACCGAGAGTTGAATTGCGTGCGTATCGCATCTTTAAGTCCGGCGAGTCGTTCTCCACGACCTACGCACTCTCGACCGCGTTGCAGCAGGCAGTGGACGACAAGTGCGACATCATCAGCATGAGCATCGGGTCGCCGATGGCCCAGTCAACCATCAGGAACAAGATCGAATACGCCTACGACAACGGGGTGATGTGTATCGCGGCGACCGGCAATGAGGCGGATCGCGTGAGCTACCCGGCAGCATTTCCGAATGTCTTCGGGGTAAGTGCCTTCGGCCAGAAGGACACCTTTCCGCCGGATTCCTTGCACGCCGACGCCGTCTCTGACCTGGAGGACGCCGCGGGTCAGCAGTTCTGGGCCCGCTTCTCGAACTTCGGCGATCAGCTCGTCGACTTCTGCGCGCCGGGTGTGGCGATCTGTTCGACTGTGCCGGGCGGTGGCTATGCCGCATGGGATGGAACGAGCATGGCCTGTCCCCAAGTGACCGGCATGGCGGCCCTCGCGCTGGCCCACCGCCCCGCGCTGCTTCACGCGGATCGCACGTCCCAGCGAGTGGACCAGCTGGAGGTCATCCTCCGGACGGCCGCTCAGCCGCTCGGATTCGGCGCCGACCGTGAGGGCAGCGGAGTGCTTCACGTCACCCGATTATTGTAG